The sequence below is a genomic window from Prinia subflava isolate CZ2003 ecotype Zambia chromosome 26, Cam_Psub_1.2, whole genome shotgun sequence.
agcctTCTTCCCAGTAAAGACTGAGCCAAAGAAGGCGTTAAGCGCTTCTGtcttctcctcatctgcagttcctaagttccctcccacatccaatagagaacaaaggttggtcCTACCCTTCTTTTTgccattaatttatttgtaaaaacatattttattatcctttacaaaagttgccaaaatgacttcaaactgagctttggcctccctaatatttttttcctacatgttcccttaaatacttcctgaaaggcctgaccctccttccaaaaatgatacatcctctttttattcctaagttccTTTGAAATCTccttgcccatccaggctggacgtttgccttgtcagctcatctttcagcacacagggacagtctgttcctgtgccctcaagatctctgcactgaagcacacccacctttcctggactcctctgtttttaagggctccttcccaaggaactctctgaataagtctcctaaaacggccaaagtctgccctccagaaGTCCAATGCAAAAATCTTTTTGATGTCCCTCCTGATTTCACCACATATTGAGAACTCTGTAATTTCATCATCCCTGTGCCCCAAGCAGCCTCCAagcaccacatctcccaccagcctttctctatttgcaaacaacaggtcgaacatagtccctcccctgctggcctcactcACCCGCTGTCACAAAAAGTTCTCCTCCATCCACTCCAAAaccttcctgcactgcctctttGCCGCTGTAttgagttcccagcagatgtctggtaggttaaagtcacctacaagaacaagggctggtgatcctgaaacattctccagcttcTTAGAGAAGAAGTTGTccacctcctcttcctgcttGGGTGGATGATAACAGACTCCCAGCAGGTACCCCTGGTAGCCCGTCCTGTTTGCTTCGGGTAGAACAGGAACAATGAAAACCTTCCCAATGGCACAACTCCCCAGCCcacatggggaaaggaaagaaaaagttgtcaagttctcaaaacctttctcctgctttgctgcaagactCCTGCTTCACACATGTTGGGGAAAGTCAAGAGAAACTGCATGGGTGGAATATCTTGTGACAGATGGTGCAACTCGTTCTCCAGGAAAGgttcttggaaagagcagacaggactgtggagaagattctgggaaagctgaaacagcttttcggaaatgaaatgaaagtggaaagaaacaacccaagatattttcctctgtttatttctctgtcccaCTTTCCATCTTAAACTACTTCTCCATCTCATTAATTCTAAGTGGGTCTCACCTCTGACATCCAAGACTTGGTAAGATTTAGACACTGTAAAATACCATCAGCTACATCCAGTTTGCCTTcccgtttttcttggaaagcaatgccggagacacaagtgcagtgcttgggtcaggttcaaattctgcattcagggaatgtgctgtgacagtgtctgaccctcagcagggacaatgcacagcaacagccaaggggattcctctgtcactgtgcaggagtCAAGACTGGGCCCTGACTGAAAACGGCGAAGTTCCCGTgtttggacaggctcaggggctgccccggggagaGCAGGGCTCGGTGCGAGGCAGAGGGGGCAACGGAAAAAACTGACAAGGGGACAAACGgccctggagcttcagttgcagcagcagcagcggcagcagcggcagcagcggcagcaccagcggcagcagcagagaaggaaaaagcgGCTTTGTTGACCAACCcgtgcttcccctctccctctccacagtcccgcagcctctccctttcccagtgtccccctcccaacccagtctccctctcccctgctgggCCGGGCCATGCCTCGggcccacccccggccccgggcggggctgccccgtccctgcccccgGGCGTCCCGCCGCGGTCTCGCCTTCGcccggctctggcagtgctggcgaTGGCGCTGCTGGGCGGgcatcagtgcctggggctggggcagcattgCTGGCCTTTGGCTGCGCCTGTgccgagcccagcccaggccccggccccggccccggccccggccccggccccggccccggccccggccgcagccccagccccggccccggccccggccccggccccggccccagctcGTCCCTGGGCCCGCAGACGACACAGGCGGTGCggctgctcccgccgcctccACTGCGGCTTCCCCGGCCCAAGCTCCTCCGCTTGGCAGCGCGGCCGCTGGCCCTGAGCCGCTGCTGTCCCGTTGCCAGGAGCAAAtgcctggggatgcccagcccgggccgctcgaggggcgctcgggggccgttcctggccccgggccgagcgctgacAGCCGCGTCTCGCCGGCAGGGAAGGCGCAGCAGGCCCTCCAGGAGCAGTACCGCCTGGGTTCGCTGCTGGGCCACGGTGGCTTCGGCAGCGTCTGGGCGGCCACACGGCTCTCAGACCGTGCCCCGGTGAGCGGCAGGGCCAGTGGTGGGTGCACGAGGAAGGggcgcaggaggaggaggagggcgaaggagaaggaggctggggctgggcagggcaggcagtgagctcagcctgctgctccccttggcttGCAGGTGGCCATCAAAAGGGTGCCACGGAACCGTGTCCGGCATTGGggtgagctggtgagtgagcggggccagcaggagaagctgggccaTGCCGGGCGGGGATGAGCtgaggcctggcagggtggaagCCGCCAGGACGCCTGGAGGGAGAGCGGGCGTGGGGCCAGCAAAGGGTGCAGAGCATCccgggctggctgaggggtccctgacccctggcacagcctcagccccactgaCAACATtgtgctcctcccacagcccaacgGCACCAGCGCACCACTGGAGAtcgtgctgctgcacaaggtctccactggcttccctggtgtcgtccagctgctggagtggctggagctccccaaagacatcattatcatcatggaGCGCCCAGAGCGTTCTCAGGACCTCCAGCATTTCATTCGGGCACGGCGGTTCCTGTGCGAGGAGGTGGCGCGGGAGCTGTtccgccaggtgctggaggccgtgcggcactgcaccagctgcgggGTCCTGCACCGCGACCTCAAGCCAGAGAACATCCTGCTTGACCTGGCCACCGGGCAGGCCAAATTGATTGATTTTGGCTGTGGCACCTACCTACAAGACACAGCCTATACTCACTTTGCAGGTGAGCCATCGCAGGGGTGTGCTCCCCATTCCAGACATCTCCTGGCCCAACatctcacagcccagcctgggtgtgGCTCTGGggattctccctttccctgccactcATGGCACTGAGTCTTCAGCCCAGTTGCTTTTGAAGACAAGTGGGTGGGGggaccagcttccagccctgctggcagcctttgccagccactctgcctgggactggggctggggcagccagcccaACAGAAGCACCCGTGGGTGGGGGTGTCTGAGAGGGGAGCCAGAACATGTGCACCAGCCAGTTTGGTGTGCAGGTGAGAAAGGGCTTGGACTGCTGTGATTGcctggtttgctttgggttcatAATGGTTTTTGGGGCAATGCAGGCAGGGACGAGTAAGGCATggtttttccccagcactgagtgggttttgcttgtcATGGTTGGGCCTTGCcagggcttccactgccaccttccgacaccagtggcttcttttccaaccctaagtTCGTACAGAAGTCccaggtgctggccagagggcagcaggtcacaccacgtgccactggggcagcccctgcacgcccagggatgctggggccaggctctgggagcagcagcatccccctgatGAACTCCATCTGTATTCCATAGGAACACCGTCATACAGTCCCCCGGAATGGAACCAGTTTGGCTGGTACTATGGACAGCCAGCTACCGTCtggtccctgggcatcctgctgcaccagatggTGTGTGGGGAGCACCCTTTCAGGAGGGGCCACAAGATCAGCTGGGACCATCAGCTCTCGCTGCCACCACGGCTCTCTCAAGGTGAATCCTCATCTCTGGGCACGggggaaatgccagtgctgggagacagcagtgggctgtggcagctgctgaggaggtggcacgtgtcctgctgtcctgctttcctccaaaacagggaattcctgggaaagtttaggcccagctctgagcaaatgcagcatggcctgagaatgggaacagtgggacagacaggagccttctccaactgaCCGGCGGTTTCTGGTTTCTCTCGCCAGAGTGCCAAGATGTCATCCGGCGGTGTTTATCCATGCTGGATGTGGAGCGGCCTTCAGTAGAAGACCTGTTCAGTCATCCCTGGATGCAGGATAGTCATCTGCCatagaagaagggagagagccacagaaacagcgATGCAGGGCCCTGGTAAGTTCCAGCTCCACACATGCCTTGGCAATCAGAAGCAAAGGACCCAGACTTTTTTGTCCTGCcagtgtcactgcacaggggtcatcagatgggaacacacagcccctgtgctggagctgagctgctctgcccagcactgctggctgccatcccagctgctttggcttgtcctggttcactgccagctggggccctgggcagaacactgacagcctggtctcacccccagggaaagagaagcagcccctggagaagccgtgccaggtggggctgctgctgctggagacagccaggacaacatcaaggatgaaaacctcttcctcgaccaggccaccacaaagctgaagatgatggacttcgattctggcaccttcttcaaagccaggctccacagcgaatttgcagatgagtgcacacacagggggatgctcccagatttGGGCATTGCACAGGCTGGCCGGGAAACAAAGGTTCCCCCTTTTGCTGGGGTGGAAgcaactgatttttcagtgggctgccaagctgcattttggcagggctggggggcatgggctggggtgggtgtgAAATGGGTGTGGGGTCCTGGCCCTGCAAACAGCCCTCAGTATCCACTgtgccattttccctttttgtctgtagTCTATTTTCgttaatttgctgtttgtttctctaaaggaaGCGTTCTAGGTGGTGTCCAGTCTGGATGGGGAAGTGCTTGGGACCAGCCGTGCCGTGGATGGGCCGTGcccttggagaaggctgaggacatcgtttgggagcagcttttcttccagcggCGGATGGCGTCAGGTGGGTCCCGTCTTCTTGTCCTGGGTGGGATCAGAGCTTTTGggagatggcagccagcacaggagcatcctgctgtgggcagctgctgaggaggtggatgtgccacggctggctgcaggctgggcacatgtcctgccctcctgctctgctgccaagggcagcaatgatgggcagctctgggcaccgctctgggcacggccagcatggcctgggcacggcgggcactgggacaagggggacaggAGCCTTCAGCTGACGGGCGGgttctggtttctctccttgcagccgggctctgcggatgctgaggctgctctgggctctgccagggctctgctggagctcagccccaggccagaatcagccaaagaagaaatggtgtgacctgcagcagagacttgcTTGAGTACTTGGGCAATGCAGCTCAAGTTTGCAGAGTGTACATCTCCgagggaaaacatcacaccctccaaaattaaacttgatcaagaacttctgaaatgcaatcaATCTGGGATGACCCCAAATGACATTTATCAACTTGCCCAAGGtgtagctcagcccttccctgaagatttctctcctccacctacttttaaatttcacaactgctccctcctttcccccagtgagttcccagcccatcacagtCTCCGTCACACTGTTGCCTTCCTTGATGGCCTTCACCACAAGGAAGACCAAACCCCAGGTTTAGggcctcatcctgtcactggctgaagagcagcaatatcTCTGAGGTCCTGTGGCATTTTAgtgtcagtgagagctgctgtccagccctcatctctcctcagtgctgagttcccactcccttttccttgtccttccagcaggatgagctctgtgaATCCCCTTGAGCCTCCCCactctcccagcccacccacccacctcaCTAAGGTTAAGCTGAagcttctttgtctcctctggcacaccagtgcagtcccctctgcagggagccccagccccagggcacagcacacagcagtgcagtgcgggctggagcagctgccctgcacccctggcttggctgtttgtggcaaggaaatgctccctgtttgcagctctccctgcaggatggccccagggcagagcccagccgggctcccactgcatcccctgaagcctggggcaggcagtggtgccagggctgaggttcATGGGCTGTCACTGGGAGCCTCGCCCTaaaagacacacggagccaCGAAtctggggagatcagagcagcagggagaatctcctgctttgtttattacttcctattatatacttttagcaaggtgcccatggattggagagtggcattcccacctctcaacgGCATTGGTCAGAAggactgtcattcaacctccccttctcttggagaaggaattcaaaacaatagcaatatttacaaaacacaatctccttgtttacatgaatgagcgtgagaaggtgcacacttctactttagtatgaatgctcagaatactgggagaatctcatggtgacaatggggcgcacccagagctgtggcttgcAGTCAGTGTTTGCCAGTGTTGtgttctcatctcctgcagcctgtggggaaaacaagctgtgctgccaggccagcagtgctcctgtgggcagggacaaggctgaagggctttcccattgcagaggagctggcactgagccttgtcagggcctggcagggctgaagCCGGGTCTGGCCTGCTGTGAGGGACTCGCTGCCACCAACCGGCCCCACCCGCCACACTGCgtcctccagggacagaagggtgtgtgtgtgccaggggctctgggatgtctctgtctgcagggacagaagggtgtgtgtgtgccaggggctctgggatgtctctgtctgcatggagagaagggtctgtgtgtgccaggggctctgggatgtctctgcatggacagaagggtctgtgtgtgccaggggctctgggatgtgtctgtacccatggacagaagggtctgtgtgtgccaggggctctgggatgtgtctgtctgcatggacagaagggtctgtgtgtgccagggtttCCATAATGTCTTTGTACCCATGGGTATGGAATGAACACAGAGAATGAAAGTGTCAGTCACGTTGCTTGCacactccttcctctt
It includes:
- the LOC134562219 gene encoding serine/threonine-protein kinase pim-1-like, with translation MALLGKAQQALQEQYRLGSLLGHGGFGSVWAATRLSDRAPVAIKRVPRNRVRHWGELPNGTSAPLEIVLLHKHFIRARRFLCEEVARELFRQVLEAVRHCTSCGVLHRDLKPENILLDLATGQAKLIDFGCGTYLQDTAYTHFAGTPSYSPPEWNQFGWYYGQPATVWSLGILLHQMVCGEHPFRRGHKISWDHQLSLPPRLSQECQDVIRRCLSMLDVERPSVEDLFSHPWMQDSHLP